The following are encoded together in the Actinoplanes sp. N902-109 genome:
- a CDS encoding NUDIX domain-containing protein, giving the protein MLLVRRSDNGNWALPGGAMDIGETLSETAVRETAEETGIEVVVTGLVGIFTDPRHVILYTSNGEVRQEFSVVYSFADQRGDH; this is encoded by the coding sequence GTGTTGCTGGTCCGCCGGTCGGACAACGGCAATTGGGCGTTGCCCGGCGGTGCTATGGACATCGGTGAGACGCTGTCAGAGACGGCTGTGCGGGAGACTGCGGAGGAGACCGGCATCGAGGTGGTCGTCACCGGTCTGGTCGGCATTTTCACCGATCCTCGGCATGTCATCCTTTACACCAGTAACGGTGAGGTTCGGCAGGAGTTTTCCGTGGTGTACAGCTTTGCGGACCAGCGAGGAGACCACTGA
- a CDS encoding DUF4832 domain-containing protein yields the protein MKIAAVVALLASLLTGSPTHATVTYPASSETFANPERGFYHHTGDCDSTTFDEATLRSYRTSQSISLVMCIFYLRQFKTSPISASALAHLQSQLDTVRRAGLKVVLRFAYTDADNVDATPAQVSAHLDQLAPTLRTNADVIAVVQAGLIGTWGEWWYTQHFGDEGVLTDQNWRDRRAVTDKLLSVVPTSRAIQVRTPTIKRTMYGTGRVARIGHHNDCFLASPDDYGTYENPAVEYPYLQDDTLRVPMGGETCTVNPPRSDCPTATAELAGFHWSYLNTDYNRDVLNSWSPCIADVTRKLGYRFALTSGTYPASAVRGGSLPVTIGVRNDGYAAPYNPRDARLVLRNTSSGVLTRLALDTDPRTWAAGTTASINQSVTVPSSLAAGQYQLYLELPDPLLPSRPEYSIRLANQNTWDAATGLNNLNATVTVR from the coding sequence ATGAAAATCGCCGCCGTCGTAGCTCTGCTCGCGTCTCTGCTCACCGGATCGCCGACCCACGCCACCGTCACCTATCCAGCGTCGTCGGAGACCTTCGCCAACCCGGAACGAGGCTTCTACCACCACACCGGCGACTGCGACTCGACCACCTTCGACGAGGCGACCCTGCGCTCGTACCGGACGTCCCAGTCGATCTCGCTGGTGATGTGCATCTTCTACCTGCGCCAGTTCAAGACCTCGCCGATCTCGGCGTCCGCCCTGGCCCATCTGCAGTCACAGCTGGACACCGTGCGGCGCGCCGGGCTCAAGGTGGTGCTCCGGTTCGCGTACACCGACGCCGACAACGTCGATGCCACCCCTGCGCAGGTGTCGGCGCACCTCGACCAGCTCGCGCCCACCCTGCGCACCAACGCCGACGTCATCGCGGTCGTGCAGGCCGGCCTCATCGGCACCTGGGGCGAATGGTGGTACACCCAGCACTTCGGCGACGAGGGCGTGCTCACCGACCAGAACTGGCGAGACCGCAGAGCCGTGACCGACAAGCTGCTGAGCGTCGTGCCCACGTCACGCGCGATCCAGGTGCGCACCCCCACGATCAAGCGCACCATGTACGGCACCGGGCGCGTCGCCCGCATCGGGCACCACAACGACTGCTTCCTGGCCAGTCCCGACGACTACGGTACGTACGAGAACCCGGCGGTCGAATACCCCTACCTGCAGGACGACACGCTACGCGTACCCATGGGTGGCGAGACCTGCACCGTGAACCCGCCGAGGTCGGACTGCCCGACCGCCACCGCGGAACTGGCCGGCTTCCACTGGTCGTATCTGAACACCGACTACAACCGCGACGTCCTCAACAGCTGGAGCCCCTGCATCGCCGACGTGACCCGCAAGCTCGGCTACCGCTTCGCGTTGACCAGCGGCACCTATCCCGCGTCGGCCGTCCGAGGCGGTTCCCTTCCGGTGACCATCGGCGTACGCAACGACGGTTACGCCGCGCCCTACAACCCGCGCGACGCGAGACTGGTGCTGCGCAACACCTCCAGTGGCGTACTGACCCGGCTGGCGCTCGACACCGACCCGCGCACCTGGGCAGCCGGCACCACGGCGTCGATCAACCAGTCGGTCACCGTGCCGTCGTCCCTGGCCGCCGGACAGTACCAGCTGTACCTGGAACTGCCCGACCCGCTGCTGCCGTCCCGCCCCGAGTACTCGATCCGCCTGGCGAACCAGAACACCTGGGACGCCGCCACCGGACTGAATAACCTGAACGCAACCGTCACCGTACGCTGA
- a CDS encoding arabinofuranosidase catalytic domain-containing protein, translating into MRQPASSRRRLLVAATAAALGMAVAGATGTQLASAATAGCSVNYTVGSQWPGGFTAEVTVTNLGDPVTSWRLDWGFAAGQAVTQLWNGSFTQSGADVNVTNAAWNGSLGTGASTQFGFNGSDTGSNPVPASFALNGVTCTGGVIPSSSVPPSSPSAPPPGNGPCDIYAAGGTPCVAAHSTTRALFGSYGGPLYQVRRSSDNTTRDVAPLSPGGVADAAAQDSFCSGTTCLITIIYDQTSRHNNLTQAPAGGAAGGPDNLANATAAPTTVGGHRAYGVYVAAGTGYRNNNTNGVATGDQPEGMYAIFDGTHYNGGCCFDYGNAERNSRDNGNGTMEAIYFGNIRVWGYGAGNGPWIMADLENGLFSGVNTRYNANDPTVSYRYLTAIIKGEPNHWAIRGGNAQSGGLSTFYNGVRPNAAGYNPMKKEGAIILGIGGDNSKGAVGTFYEGVMTSGYPSDATENAVQANITAAGYR; encoded by the coding sequence ATGCGCCAACCCGCGTCCTCCAGGCGCCGGCTGCTCGTGGCCGCCACCGCCGCTGCTCTGGGCATGGCCGTCGCCGGTGCCACGGGCACTCAGCTGGCCTCCGCCGCCACTGCCGGGTGCTCGGTCAACTACACCGTCGGCAGCCAGTGGCCCGGCGGCTTCACCGCGGAGGTGACCGTCACCAACCTCGGCGACCCGGTCACGTCCTGGCGCCTCGACTGGGGGTTCGCCGCCGGGCAGGCGGTCACCCAGTTGTGGAACGGATCGTTCACGCAGTCCGGTGCGGACGTGAACGTCACGAACGCTGCCTGGAACGGCAGCCTCGGCACCGGTGCCAGCACGCAGTTCGGGTTCAACGGCTCGGACACCGGCAGCAACCCCGTCCCGGCCTCGTTCGCGCTGAACGGCGTGACCTGCACCGGCGGGGTCATCCCGTCGTCGTCGGTACCCCCGTCGTCGCCGTCGGCGCCGCCACCGGGCAACGGGCCGTGTGACATCTACGCGGCCGGCGGTACTCCCTGCGTGGCCGCGCACAGCACCACCCGGGCCCTGTTCGGCTCCTACGGCGGCCCGCTTTACCAGGTGCGCCGGTCCTCCGACAACACCACCCGGGACGTCGCACCGCTGTCACCCGGCGGAGTCGCCGACGCGGCCGCCCAGGACTCGTTCTGCTCCGGCACGACGTGCCTCATCACGATCATCTACGACCAGACCAGCCGCCACAACAACCTCACCCAGGCCCCGGCGGGTGGGGCGGCCGGCGGTCCGGACAACCTCGCCAACGCCACCGCGGCGCCGACCACCGTGGGCGGACACCGAGCGTACGGCGTCTATGTCGCAGCCGGCACCGGTTACCGCAACAACAACACCAATGGCGTCGCCACCGGTGACCAGCCGGAAGGTATGTACGCCATCTTCGACGGCACCCATTACAACGGCGGTTGCTGTTTCGACTACGGCAATGCCGAGCGCAACAGCCGCGACAACGGCAACGGCACGATGGAAGCCATCTACTTCGGCAACATCCGGGTCTGGGGGTACGGCGCGGGGAACGGTCCGTGGATCATGGCGGATCTGGAGAACGGCCTGTTCTCCGGCGTCAACACCCGATACAACGCCAACGACCCCACGGTCAGCTACCGCTACCTGACCGCGATCATCAAGGGTGAGCCCAACCATTGGGCCATCCGGGGTGGCAACGCCCAGTCCGGCGGCCTGTCGACCTTCTACAACGGTGTGCGGCCGAATGCCGCGGGCTACAACCCCATGAAGAAGGAAGGCGCCATCATCCTCGGCATCGGCGGGGACAACAGCAAGGGCGCCGTCGGCACCTTCTACGAGGGGGTGATGACCTCCGGCTACCCGTCGGACGCCACGGAGAACGCGGTGCAGGCCAACATCACCGCCGCGGGATACCGCTGA
- a CDS encoding TIGR02391 family protein — protein MIATDKTPDTSPWPTAIVQEIAEIMGSTESPGLANREIEQLLAAASITDVLDAPNKRSRLATALLQQQQRDGSSTAISRFLTEAMTPARYLRARERFEQLRKALAEPLSLVGLEITAQGRLGLATETATTLDDVARIAGRLRYELSRRGVHPEVIRYCDEELIRQSLFHAVFEATKGVAQRLRQMTGLNTDGNSLVEACLLPKNGKTLMHINEYQSVSDISEQNGFANLIKGIFGTFRNPPAHTTRATGLWNLTEADALDLFSMLSFVHRRLDRTRVIPPA, from the coding sequence ATGATCGCCACCGACAAAACCCCCGACACCAGCCCTTGGCCGACCGCCATCGTCCAAGAGATAGCCGAGATAATGGGCAGCACCGAATCGCCGGGTCTGGCCAACAGGGAAATTGAGCAGCTGTTGGCAGCGGCCAGCATTACCGACGTCCTCGACGCGCCGAACAAGCGCAGCCGCCTGGCCACCGCCCTGCTCCAACAGCAGCAACGCGATGGGAGCAGCACCGCCATCAGCCGCTTCCTGACCGAGGCGATGACCCCAGCGCGCTACCTTCGCGCCCGCGAACGCTTCGAGCAACTACGTAAAGCCCTCGCAGAACCACTTTCTCTAGTCGGCCTCGAAATCACCGCCCAGGGGCGGCTGGGACTAGCAACCGAAACCGCCACCACTCTCGACGACGTCGCCCGCATCGCCGGCCGCCTCCGCTACGAACTGAGCCGCCGAGGCGTACACCCCGAAGTCATCCGCTACTGCGACGAAGAACTCATCCGCCAATCGCTGTTCCACGCCGTCTTCGAGGCCACGAAAGGAGTAGCACAGCGATTACGCCAGATGACCGGCCTGAACACCGACGGCAACTCCCTCGTTGAAGCCTGTCTTCTGCCCAAAAACGGGAAGACACTCATGCATATCAATGAATACCAGAGTGTCTCCGACATTAGCGAGCAAAACGGCTTCGCAAACCTCATCAAAGGTATTTTCGGCACCTTCCGGAACCCACCCGCACACACCACCCGCGCGACCGGACTCTGGAATCTGACCGAAGCAGACGCACTTGACTTATTCTCCATGTTGTCGTTCGTGCACCGCCGCCTCGATCGCACCCGAGTGATCCCTCCGGCATAG
- a CDS encoding exo-alpha-sialidase yields the protein MTDPGNGAAYARAVRLGSSRTWLASYQQFGTAGFPIFRSVDGGHTWHHLSTVPSTGDVSGVWLQPALYELPRPFAGLPKGTLLFAGNDLGDFTSTKIELYASRDGGLIWNHLSTVAQGGPPNPNNGGTSVWEPFLLLRRNRLVVYYSDQRDPEHGQKLAHQTSTDLRTWGPVVNDVADADYDLRPGMTTIARIGPRLWILTYENGNDKTGNPYAVHYRLARDPELFDSAPDFVLHDQDGYIPSAAPTVSWSDSGGPAGTIVVTANSDQDFFVNRHLGDPRRWTRVPSAIPGGYSRQTIPLAGTGSLRKPGLIFVVTGPVYAVDGPIQAGVVQL from the coding sequence GTGACCGATCCCGGGAACGGCGCCGCGTACGCCCGCGCCGTGCGACTCGGGTCCTCCCGCACCTGGCTGGCGTCGTACCAGCAGTTCGGTACAGCCGGATTCCCGATCTTCCGGAGCGTCGACGGCGGCCACACCTGGCACCACCTGAGCACCGTGCCGAGCACCGGCGACGTGTCCGGGGTCTGGCTGCAGCCCGCACTCTACGAGTTGCCCCGCCCCTTCGCCGGTCTGCCCAAGGGCACGCTGTTGTTCGCCGGCAACGACCTGGGCGACTTCACCAGCACCAAGATCGAGCTGTACGCGAGCCGGGACGGCGGCTTGATCTGGAACCACCTGAGTACCGTGGCGCAAGGCGGCCCGCCGAACCCCAACAACGGCGGCACATCGGTGTGGGAGCCGTTCCTCTTGCTGCGCCGCAACCGGCTCGTCGTCTACTACTCCGACCAGCGGGATCCGGAGCACGGGCAGAAGCTGGCCCACCAGACCAGCACCGACCTGCGTACGTGGGGGCCGGTCGTCAACGACGTGGCGGACGCCGATTATGACCTGCGGCCGGGGATGACCACCATCGCCCGGATCGGTCCGCGTCTGTGGATCCTGACGTACGAGAACGGGAACGACAAGACCGGCAACCCCTACGCCGTCCACTACCGGCTGGCGCGGGACCCTGAGCTGTTCGACTCCGCCCCGGACTTCGTCCTCCACGACCAGGACGGTTACATCCCGTCGGCCGCGCCGACCGTGTCCTGGTCGGACTCGGGCGGCCCGGCGGGCACGATCGTGGTCACCGCGAACAGCGATCAGGACTTCTTCGTCAACCGGCACCTCGGTGACCCGCGGAGGTGGACACGGGTGCCGTCGGCGATCCCAGGCGGCTACAGCCGGCAGACGATTCCCCTGGCCGGTACGGGTTCGCTGCGGAAGCCGGGCCTCATCTTCGTGGTGACCGGCCCGGTCTATGCCGTGGATGGTCCGATCCAGGCCGGCGTGGTCCAACTATGA
- a CDS encoding AAA domain-containing protein produces MLSSLSLIDEYVVQRTSGLVAYLKELVEQSSEQVRDTADDGTIWLDDYQEHLADEGAGELLEIRCTPLPESPQQAEPVVDRYRRLEALGRRAVDLSDTHELLFGIGLLTIPAAKRSVRRHLLTCPVELSMDIVAETVRLLPSLTTGFRLEDRNFLSAEDGFTADREISAMLADQAADLTPLSPQVASWLVEWKRRCWPEPLLVDPHVWTPIQEPVEPVLTLSPALLLQPRTRSRLIEFYGRLAVDLQQPGAAAPLGLAQLVVPFERAQKQQWLAQTARASLLEDADPLLPLSSNAEQRRILDVLRSDTAAVIQGPPGTGKTHTIANLICALLADGQRVLVTSEKGPALRVLKDKIPADVRDLCVLATGLRRGADDSLDRSITALSELQTGTDTAQLARTVERLTDQRQDLMQRRKAALLDLQIVREDQYSVHRHGAGRYSGTLMEIVRAIEADRPAYEWIGEFPPTATNTPALTDSEAVALLDLLRTTTPERAVRGRQRLPDIDLLPEPLEVNTAFAHLNRVDELLSPDRTEVAPLLNLHQQPLTEVAQLIHQAADTLAEVGLSELTTHWGSDDWRLHAARDRLARQNPEYWTTLRTELRAVVTDTTVRAAAADSRVSVDPDAEPVRLLGQARRLRAYLKQRHWIRRYLPAHPAELDAAELLTACTVDQAPPDTVDALEAAIAYLHATTTVDTALRAWLTGNAEPAPTLSGRLAQLRDIERSAATIDSLSGIRDHIEHHLRHHGIRFPIRTPQQWDRTVHAIQAAPLIASARTEQDKLDAIQGRLTTISYDPDAAPEVLQLITALRDRDITSYASLRAKVGKAALDHAREHHCTELTGRLRTQHPELAARLTQDPHNPVYDSQLARLSAAWSWATAVRYQRLIASAGSDDTERRLRDLDTQLADVTAQLAGGRALLHCLANVTEEQRAALQDYRTAMSSYGRGKSEHAERRLNSARSAMHDAQAAVPAWIMPLSNVVETIDIQPDSFDVVIVDEASQAGIDALFLLCLAPRVIIVGDDRQCAPGLRTELTTVHESIDHHLNALREHVRESFNPVSNLYELLSARFPGVIRLKEHFRCMPEIIGWSSRQFYRDSLIPLRQFGADRLNPIEVVRVANAVEEGASTNPRNPAEAEAIVDQIQKLLIDSNYLTKSIGVVVLQSVAQATLIDGMIRSTIDPSEIQRHDIRVGQPPDFQGDERDVILLSMTIARPRRPQVGRVNERRFNVAASRARDQLWLFTSIDAIQLKPDDMRHSLLTWMQHPPTLMTTDPQLDQAGRDELHRGFTTMLQQYVFLDLRERNYAVRAQYPVSGSTIDLVIIGDNGRLAVECETPDRPTTPEHIQERLQRDRELERAGWQFVRIKHSDYLTDPEAALRPLWAALRRRGIDPRTLPHVDRAAPIWEAAPLSPDEQGLDDDQEP; encoded by the coding sequence GTGTTGTCTTCGCTCTCGTTGATCGACGAGTACGTAGTGCAGCGCACGAGCGGGCTGGTCGCTTACCTCAAGGAGTTAGTGGAGCAATCTTCCGAGCAGGTACGAGACACCGCAGACGACGGCACAATCTGGCTCGACGACTACCAGGAGCACCTCGCCGACGAGGGCGCGGGTGAGCTGCTGGAAATTCGTTGCACGCCGCTCCCTGAGTCTCCGCAGCAGGCCGAGCCGGTTGTTGACCGCTACCGCCGGCTCGAGGCACTGGGCCGCCGAGCCGTCGACCTGAGCGATACTCACGAGCTGCTGTTCGGTATCGGGCTGCTGACAATCCCAGCGGCCAAACGTTCCGTGCGGCGGCATCTGCTGACCTGTCCGGTTGAGTTGTCCATGGACATCGTTGCCGAAACGGTGCGCCTGCTGCCCTCGCTGACGACCGGTTTCCGGCTGGAGGATCGCAACTTCCTGAGCGCCGAAGACGGTTTCACAGCGGATCGGGAGATCAGCGCCATGCTGGCCGATCAGGCCGCCGATCTCACGCCGTTGTCTCCGCAAGTGGCCAGCTGGCTCGTGGAATGGAAGCGGCGCTGCTGGCCCGAGCCATTGCTGGTCGACCCACACGTCTGGACGCCGATCCAAGAACCTGTCGAGCCGGTGCTCACCCTCTCGCCGGCTTTGCTGCTGCAGCCGCGCACCCGCAGCCGGCTCATCGAGTTCTACGGCCGTCTCGCGGTCGACCTGCAGCAACCCGGTGCAGCGGCGCCGCTCGGCCTGGCTCAACTGGTCGTCCCCTTCGAGCGTGCGCAGAAGCAGCAGTGGCTTGCGCAGACCGCGCGGGCGAGTCTGCTGGAGGACGCGGATCCCCTGCTCCCCCTTTCCAGCAACGCCGAACAGCGGCGCATCCTCGACGTGCTGCGCTCCGATACGGCCGCGGTGATCCAGGGGCCGCCCGGCACGGGCAAGACCCACACGATCGCGAACCTCATCTGCGCCCTACTCGCCGACGGGCAGCGGGTGCTGGTCACCAGCGAGAAAGGCCCAGCGCTACGGGTCCTGAAGGACAAAATCCCGGCGGATGTACGCGACTTGTGCGTGCTCGCGACCGGGCTGCGGCGCGGCGCCGACGACTCCCTCGACCGCAGCATCACTGCCCTGTCCGAGCTGCAGACCGGCACCGACACGGCGCAACTGGCACGCACGGTGGAACGGCTCACCGACCAGCGACAGGATCTAATGCAGCGACGTAAAGCTGCCCTGCTGGACCTGCAAATCGTCCGCGAGGACCAGTACTCGGTCCACCGGCATGGCGCCGGTCGGTACAGCGGCACCCTCATGGAGATTGTCCGTGCGATCGAGGCCGACCGCCCCGCGTACGAATGGATCGGCGAGTTTCCGCCGACCGCCACCAACACCCCGGCCCTAACTGACAGCGAAGCGGTCGCGCTGCTCGACCTGCTACGGACCACGACGCCGGAACGAGCGGTCCGTGGGCGACAACGCCTGCCCGACATCGATCTCTTACCGGAACCGCTGGAGGTCAACACCGCCTTCGCCCACCTCAACCGGGTCGACGAACTCCTCAGCCCCGATCGCACTGAGGTGGCGCCGTTGCTGAACCTGCACCAGCAGCCGCTAACCGAGGTCGCGCAGCTGATCCACCAGGCCGCGGACACCCTCGCCGAGGTGGGACTCTCCGAACTGACCACGCACTGGGGCAGCGACGATTGGCGGCTGCACGCCGCCCGAGACAGGCTTGCCCGGCAGAACCCCGAATATTGGACCACCCTACGTACCGAGCTGAGGGCCGTCGTCACCGATACCACTGTCCGCGCCGCCGCAGCGGACAGCAGGGTCAGCGTGGATCCGGACGCCGAGCCGGTCCGGCTACTCGGCCAGGCCCGGCGGCTGCGCGCTTACTTGAAACAACGCCACTGGATCCGCCGCTACCTACCCGCCCACCCCGCCGAGCTCGACGCGGCCGAACTACTGACCGCGTGCACCGTTGACCAAGCGCCGCCGGACACCGTCGACGCGCTCGAGGCAGCCATAGCTTACCTGCACGCCACGACAACCGTCGACACTGCGCTACGGGCCTGGCTGACGGGGAACGCGGAACCCGCGCCAACACTCAGCGGCCGCCTGGCCCAGCTGCGCGACATCGAACGCAGCGCAGCCACGATCGACAGCCTCTCTGGCATCCGCGACCACATCGAACACCACCTCCGCCACCACGGGATCCGCTTCCCGATCCGCACGCCACAACAGTGGGACCGGACCGTCCACGCCATTCAGGCGGCCCCGCTGATCGCTAGCGCCCGCACCGAACAAGACAAACTTGACGCCATCCAGGGCCGGCTTACCACAATCAGCTACGACCCGGACGCCGCACCCGAAGTCCTGCAACTAATTACCGCACTGCGCGACCGCGACATCACCAGCTACGCCTCCCTGCGCGCCAAAGTCGGCAAGGCCGCCCTTGACCACGCCCGGGAGCACCACTGCACCGAGCTAACCGGCCGACTGCGCACCCAGCACCCCGAGCTCGCGGCCCGTCTGACCCAGGACCCACATAATCCGGTCTACGACTCCCAACTCGCCCGGCTGAGCGCCGCCTGGTCCTGGGCCACCGCCGTCCGCTACCAGCGGCTGATCGCCTCCGCCGGTAGCGACGACACCGAACGCCGTCTACGCGATCTCGACACCCAACTGGCCGACGTCACCGCACAACTCGCCGGCGGCCGGGCGCTGCTGCACTGCCTTGCAAACGTCACCGAGGAACAGCGCGCAGCCCTGCAGGACTATCGAACCGCGATGAGTTCCTACGGCCGAGGAAAGAGCGAACACGCGGAACGCCGACTGAACTCCGCACGCAGCGCCATGCACGACGCCCAAGCCGCTGTCCCGGCATGGATCATGCCGCTAAGCAACGTCGTCGAAACCATTGACATCCAGCCCGACAGCTTCGACGTGGTCATTGTCGACGAGGCCAGCCAGGCCGGCATCGACGCCCTGTTCCTGCTCTGCCTCGCCCCACGAGTGATCATCGTCGGCGACGACCGGCAATGCGCCCCCGGCCTACGCACTGAACTGACCACCGTCCACGAGTCGATCGACCATCACCTCAACGCCCTACGCGAGCACGTCCGCGAAAGCTTCAACCCCGTCTCGAACCTCTACGAACTCCTCTCCGCACGTTTCCCCGGCGTCATCCGGCTCAAAGAACACTTCCGCTGCATGCCCGAGATTATCGGATGGTCATCCCGCCAGTTCTACCGCGACAGCCTTATACCGCTCCGGCAATTCGGAGCTGACCGGCTCAACCCCATCGAGGTCGTCCGCGTTGCCAACGCCGTCGAAGAGGGCGCCTCCACGAACCCGAGGAATCCGGCCGAAGCCGAAGCGATCGTCGACCAGATCCAGAAACTGCTAATCGACTCCAACTACCTCACCAAATCCATCGGCGTCGTTGTCCTGCAGAGCGTTGCGCAAGCCACCCTCATCGACGGAATGATCCGCAGCACGATCGACCCGTCCGAGATCCAGCGTCATGACATCAGAGTCGGGCAGCCACCCGACTTCCAAGGCGACGAACGCGACGTCATCCTCCTGTCTATGACGATCGCTCGGCCGCGCAGACCACAGGTCGGACGCGTCAACGAACGCCGTTTCAACGTCGCCGCGTCCCGCGCCCGCGACCAACTCTGGCTGTTCACCTCCATCGACGCCATCCAGCTCAAACCTGACGACATGCGCCACTCGCTGCTGACCTGGATGCAACACCCGCCGACCCTGATGACCACCGACCCGCAACTGGATCAGGCTGGCCGCGACGAACTGCACCGCGGCTTCACCACCATGCTCCAGCAATACGTCTTCCTCGACCTGCGCGAACGCAACTACGCCGTCCGAGCCCAATACCCGGTCAGCGGCTCCACGATCGACCTCGTCATCATCGGTGACAACGGCCGCCTCGCGGTCGAATGCGAAACCCCCGACCGGCCCACCACCCCTGAACACATACAAGAGCGGCTCCAGCGCGACCGCGAACTCGAGCGCGCAGGCTGGCAATTCGTCCGGATCAAACACAGTGACTACCTCACCGACCCCGAAGCCGCCCTACGCCCGCTCTGGGCTGCGCTGCGCCGCCGAGGCATTGACCCACGAACCCTCCCGCATGTCGACCGCGCGGCTCCCATCTGGGAAGCCGCACCCCTGTCCCCCGACGAACAAGGACTCGACGACGACCAGGAGCCATGA
- a CDS encoding cellulose binding domain-containing protein produces MRRLFVATGLTIGSLVAAGAAFALSAPSAQALENGVARTPPMGWNSWNTFGCNINESLIRQMADAIVSSGMSNLGYKYVVVDDCWFNPNRDSSGNLQGDPSRFPSGMKALGDYLHGKGLKFGIYEVPGTKTCAQGTGGYPGSTGSQGHEAQDARQFAAWGVDYLKYDYCSGSGTINDQVTTFAKMRDALAATGRPIVYSINPNSFHCCTGPQRNWGDVANLWRTTEDITNKWDTGQTNGYPMGIQNIVNITVPLAGNARPGAFNDPDMMEVGRGGLTDTEQRSHFALWAMMAAPMIAGNDIRSMTSATQTILKNANLIAIDQDSLAAQATQVSNDGSRRVLAKKLADGDVAVALFNQSSSTTTISTTAAAIGLTGNSFTLRDVWSDATSTTTGTISAGVPSHGTVVYRVSRADAPTPSPSTSIPPSSSSPSPPPAAGGCRVSATVNAWNTGLTSTITITNTGTNAISGWSLAFTLPSGQSITSGWNATFSPSSGQVTAGNVSYNGDLAPNASLTIGYQATHTGNAAAPSSYTLNGASCAVT; encoded by the coding sequence ATGCGTCGCCTGTTTGTGGCCACTGGGCTCACGATCGGCTCACTGGTGGCCGCCGGGGCCGCCTTCGCCCTGTCCGCACCGTCCGCCCAGGCCCTGGAGAACGGCGTTGCCCGGACGCCGCCGATGGGATGGAACAGCTGGAACACGTTCGGTTGCAACATCAATGAGTCGTTGATCCGGCAGATGGCGGACGCCATCGTCTCGTCCGGGATGAGCAACCTGGGATACAAGTACGTCGTGGTGGACGATTGCTGGTTCAACCCGAACCGCGATTCGTCCGGCAATCTGCAGGGTGATCCGTCGCGGTTCCCGAGCGGGATGAAGGCGCTGGGCGATTATCTGCACGGTAAAGGATTGAAGTTCGGCATCTACGAGGTGCCGGGAACCAAGACGTGTGCGCAGGGCACGGGGGGATACCCGGGGTCGACCGGCAGCCAGGGTCATGAGGCGCAGGACGCCCGGCAGTTCGCCGCGTGGGGAGTGGACTACCTCAAGTACGACTACTGCTCGGGCAGCGGCACGATCAACGATCAGGTGACCACGTTCGCGAAGATGCGAGATGCGCTGGCGGCGACGGGCCGGCCCATCGTATACAGCATCAACCCGAACAGTTTCCACTGCTGTACCGGTCCGCAGCGGAACTGGGGCGACGTGGCCAACCTGTGGCGGACCACCGAGGACATCACCAACAAGTGGGACACCGGGCAGACCAACGGGTATCCGATGGGTATCCAGAACATCGTCAACATCACGGTGCCGCTCGCAGGTAACGCCCGGCCGGGAGCGTTCAACGATCCGGACATGATGGAGGTCGGCCGGGGCGGGCTGACCGACACCGAGCAGCGCAGTCATTTCGCGTTGTGGGCGATGATGGCCGCGCCGATGATCGCGGGCAACGACATCCGGTCGATGACCTCGGCGACGCAGACGATCCTGAAGAACGCGAACCTGATCGCGATCGATCAGGACAGCCTGGCGGCTCAGGCCACGCAGGTGTCCAACGACGGTTCCCGGCGGGTGCTGGCCAAGAAGCTGGCCGACGGGGACGTCGCGGTGGCGTTGTTCAACCAGAGCAGCAGCACCACCACCATCAGCACCACGGCCGCGGCGATCGGTTTGACGGGCAATTCGTTCACCCTGCGCGACGTGTGGAGTGACGCGACCAGTACCACCACCGGCACCATCTCGGCCGGCGTCCCGTCGCACGGCACCGTCGTCTACCGGGTCAGCAGGGCCGATGCGCCGACCCCGTCCCCGTCGACGTCGATCCCGCCGTCGTCCAGCTCACCGAGTCCGCCGCCGGCCGCCGGAGGCTGCCGGGTCAGTGCCACGGTCAACGCCTGGAACACCGGCCTGACCTCCACGATCACCATTACCAACACCGGCACGAACGCCATCAGCGGCTGGTCGCTGGCCTTCACGCTGCCGAGCGGCCAGAGCATCACGTCCGGCTGGAACGCCACCTTCTCGCCCAGCTCGGGCCAGGTGACGGCCGGCAACGTCTCCTACAACGGCGACCTGGCGCCCAACGCATCCCTGACGATCGGCTACCAGGCCACGCACACCGGCAACGCCGCCGCGCCGAGCTCGTACACCTTGAACGGCGCCAGCTGCGCAGTCACCTGA